Sequence from the Phoenix dactylifera cultivar Barhee BC4 unplaced genomic scaffold, palm_55x_up_171113_PBpolish2nd_filt_p 000488F, whole genome shotgun sequence genome:
CTTttatttctctgtttttttctttttcactgcAACCTTTACCAAGACTTAAAAAAGGATAACATCCATATAAACCATAATCTCTCTCTCATGGGTAGAGAGATTCTTCAGTTTTGGTCTATAGATTAGTACTgcagaatttcaaattaaattgtgACTGATATGATATGATAAATGCATTTTGAATCTTTGATGACCCAATTCTGAGAATGAAAATgaatggaaacaaaaaaaaaattgcaaacaGAGAACTTGAGCTAGATTGCCTCTGCACCACCAACAGAACATTCACATAGCATGTAAAGCCTCCCTCCCAGCTTTTTGACACAAAATATAACGTCTCAGATTGTATCCATAAATCAGTTCGAAGAAGTACAAATTCTGTGGCCAAAGGTAAAATGCCACATAAATAGTCCGAAACTTCCATACCATAATTCTGAAAATCTGAACCCAATGGGAACAAAGAGAGCAATCTATAAACCAAAGAGAGCAATCTATAAACCAAACGATCAAGCCAGGTTATCTAAACCACAAACCAACAAAAGTATCATGATTTCCACAAATTTTCCCCGAGGTTACTGACTACAATCTTGCCACGGATTCTTCCAACCACATCTTCATCCAACACCTGAAAAAATCTCCTGTTTTTATAAAATGGTAAAGAATAAATGGTTCTGCACAAACTATAGTTGGAGAATGTAGTTGTCAATGAGAAGATGCTATCATTTCTACAGCAACTCTATTAAGTTTCATGTATAATGGGAATACAAATATCCCTTCAGTTGCTCCTTTACAAACCAAATTtgataaaaagtgccttttaaGAGACGGATGATGGAAAGGCACAAGAACTAACTTTGTCGCCCATGATATAGCAGAGAATTTCAAACCCTGAGAGCTACCTGATCTTGCCATGAAATTTTCCTCTTACCCACCCGGTTTGAATTGTTTCCAACATCCCTACAAATTGATAGCTTAAGATCATTAGCCCCTCCCTCGCCATCAGTTGAACTCCTCTTTGATTTCTCCAATTTCAGGGGCTCCCACCCCACCTGAAACTCCTCCATTTCTTCACCATTCTGTAATTAACAAATACCAAGTTAACAAACCTCAATAACCTTCATAAGTGTATCCATTCAGGTTTCTGATAAAAGGAGGAACCAATCAATTACCGGTAAAGAGATCTGGTTCAAATCAATTGCAGTAGAAGTGCTTGGAGCTGCAGCTTCCACTACTCTGTGATTCCTATCTTTTGCAGGTATTTCACTTCCGACAATTGGGTTTGGCTGTTCATAGATGCAAACAGATGTTGACGGCATTTTGCGGGATTGCTTCTTGAGTCTATATAGGGTGGCCTGAGAAGGGTTTTTTAACAAACTCCCGTATTTTCTCCGTAAGAATCTAAAACaaccaattaaaaatattaaagttTGAACTTTTGAAGAGTCTTAAGATGTAATTAGGAAATTGGGAGGTAGATAAATGTGTGCAAGGTGAGATATAGAGGGAAGAGAAATTACTTGACTTCAGCCAAGAGCCTGAGTTTCTTCTGCTTGGTCCGCtgcaattttttcttctttgcttcAGTTTCCTATGAAAACAAATTACATTTAGTTTGTGAAAAAGAGCAATCAAATTATTCAGAGatcttataaatttttaaaaattacaaaatttCCATTGAgataccaaaaaaaattaaaaattaaaagactggctttttatattaaaaaaaaacttttactgCTCAAGGAAAAGGGGCACCACAGAAGTGAATAAATTCTTTGAAAAAAGTGAATAAAAATCGAATTGAACAAAAATTAGCCAAAAAAACCTAAGACATAACCCAACCAATTAAAAGTTAGAAACAGAAGGGAAGGAAATATCGAACAAACCCTCGCATCCACAAAAGAATCATAAAAACCTAGATCTCTCAATCCAAGCGAcctggacccataaaatcaacaaGAATAAGCAGGAAACATCCCCAGATCCCTAAAAGCCAAGAAAACATATGAAAAAACCCCTCTCCAAAGAGAAACCCTAGACCCTTAAAATCAAAAAAGAATAATAAGCAAAAAGAACCAATTTCAAACCAAAAATAACAACCCTAGATCTCCCAAATCATGGAAGAAAATAAGCCCTAAATATCCAGAAATCAGGAAAATCAGAAGCAATCCACAAAAAGGAACCCCAAGAAACGCATCTCGTCCACGGGGAAACTCTCAACACCCAAAGATCTAATcaatcaaagaagaaaaaagatctCACCTTTACCAGCTCCTCATATTCCTGCAACAACCCCAGGTACTTGAACCGGGCCCTGGCCTCCTCCCCAGCGGCCATGTACGAAGAAGACGACGGCGACGACTCCACGAGAGGAACCCTTCTCCCCTTCCTCATCATCTTCTCCTCACCCCCTTCTCTCCCGAACCAGAACAGAGAAAGCAAAAAGGAAAGATGGAGAGACAAAAGGCGGAGGAGAAGACTTTTATGAGAGGTGGTGCCAATAAGAGATTGTGATGAGATAATGGAGATATAAAGGCGGGCAGCGAGAGATAGAGCGAGAAAGGGGAAGGTTCCTTCCCcttgttttctctttctttctctctttccctGTGTGTGGAAGGTCTGACCAAGACAAAACCCGAAAGAGGCCCATATAAATCCGGAATTGGAGAACAAggagaggtttttttttttttaagctttgATGGAGGTGTAGATTTCCTGGGCTTGCAGAGGGGCATTTCTGGCattggtctctctctctctctctctatttttgttTTCCGGAGGAGCGGAGAGATGTGGATGGGTTGGTTGGAAGATACACCCATGAAGACCCCTATCCTTTccttcctccccttctttcCCCTTTTCTCCGCACCTCccccttttgttttgttttttctctctcctcacaTAAATCCTGGTCCACTTGGGCCATCACAAAGACACTAGAAAGACGTAGAGAGAGATGACAAGGTCTCCTTCCCATCCACGGCCAAGGGTGGGGGATTGGGTCTTCTCATGGTTTCTTCCCTATTGGGGTGTAGGTTGGGGTGAGACCGGAGGAGGGGATAAGTGGAAGCTTGCTTCTCTGATGCTGCAGCTCTTCGCCTTCGTACCTTGTAGACCCTTGTCGTGATGGTGgtggatgggacttttattatgTTAATGGATTATAGCTTTACTAAAATACCCTCTTCTATTAAAAGTTTTCGGTTTTCTTGCACAGGGGAGAGCATCGGTGCAGCCTCTCATTCTTTTCTTGCCCCACATAGAAagttcctcctctcctcttgatgATATACCAAAATTTACAGAGAGGACCCTATTTGCTTGGAGATTTACTAATGGTAATTATTTGCTCATCAGTTCCGCTCGTGCATCACGAAATGGAAGACTTCCCGGCTACCTCCAAGTCCTTGCTCTATCCCCCACGCATAACGAAAGGACGGAAAGCATCCTTCGTAAAGGTGGAAGAATCCAAGAGAGGATTTGTCCATAGTTCACCGCACCAGGTAAAAGACCTTCCCTCCCATTCAAAGGATCCATAGAGCTTTGAGCGTCATGTGAAATGGACTGCACGAGAAAAGGCAAAACAAAGCCAGTAGGGCTATTTTGGAAACTTTGCCTTGGAAAGGAGCGTGGAGACGGCCGAGGCCTCCATCAAAAAGCTTGGGCTTGTGAGGAAGGTAAAAGCTGACTTCAAACGATTTGTATATTTATAATTATGGAAAGAAGCGGCCTGTTTCATCCAATCTGCAAATGAAACTTAGGACTtccaacccttttttttttttttttggcttcctCGCTCCAAAGTGTGACTTTCATGTCAGCATAAATATTTCAGGATGTATAATAAAGTCCATTGTTGTCGATCCTCAGCCTTTCTTTCCCAAAGAAGCTATATTTTTCCAATATCTTGTTTTAGAGACTCTTCTTCGTATTTGCAATCAGAAACGCAATACGTGAAATCACATCTAAAGATGGTGAAAGTAATAAAAACATCATGTAGGTGCTTGGTTGCATTTTGATATGGCACAAAGACGATGGATTCTTTAAGACTTTCCTAGTCTCATCATATAATAATGCAGCACAATAACTACTCTTCAGTTTTTTTGGGGGTGATTAACGCTTGCAAATCATGCAAATGGGCTTCCCTTATTCATTCGTTTTGTAAATGGAGGTTCTTGCATCAACCCAAAATATATTGCTTATCTAAATCTTCTATATCAAATTGAATAGCGTGGTAAAatagtgattttttttaaaagaaaaacagtaCCCAATTTATTGCATCATAGTCCATGTATCATATCTCCAAGAGCCATATACCTGGAAGGAAACAGATATGTCGATATCCTCCCTTTGTGATCTCCAAAAAATATCATTTCGAAAGTGTGATAGCATGTGATTACATTTGGCCTCAAAACTAGATACTCCATAAACACTCTTGTCGCAAAGATTTATTGACATATAAGCTAGATAATAAATCTTTTAGTCTCTTGGATTATGCCCAGGTTTTCTTGTTTTGCCTTGGCCCTAAAAAGAAGAACCTCTAAATATTGCAAGAACGGTCTCTAAAtattataacatttttttttctatgatcTCCCTCACAAGGACACTAAATCCGAATCTTATCTGCATAagatttataaaaattataaaattttcatcaaaatgatttttttattcacttatgtaaatatcaattataCTAACACGTGTCCGTGACGGGCCACCGTTGCTTGATTCGTAACTTTCTTTTAGGACCCGCTACACTAGACTTGAAGGTGGATTGGCATTTGGGACCATTAGACCCTGTGGCTCCACCACCAACCAAGGGCCTGTTTCTTAGCTTGTCAGCCTTTACTGATCTGATCTGATGTGGACCCTTGGTTGGAGctagaggagagaggggaaagATGGGAACAGCTGATATGGGCAAGAGGTTTGACGAGAAATAGGGAAGATGGCCATTTTGAGGAAGGGGAAGCATAAATGCCTGGCCCAAATTGTAGGGTTTAATATCAAATTCCATATTTAGGGAAATGCTGCGGAGCCCCAAACTCCCCTAACTCCTTCAAATCATGCTTTTTATAGCCCCTCGGGacaaagatattatttagaaataaatcaaGAGCATTGCTCGAGCTTGACTTAGATCTGGGCTCAACCCAACTTAGACTCTTTTTAAGCTCGAATGATTCGAATAGTTTTTCGAATCGAGCTCGAAGAGTAAAATACTAGACTCCAAATCTCACAAGTctaatcaaatatatatatatatatatataatatattattaatttagtatttaaaatataatatcatgaccaaaatttaaattcaagctCGAGTATAGCTCGATTGGTAATCGAGCTGAAACTTGAATATTAAAATTTCCTCGATCATAAATCAAGTTTCGAGCTCGAGTATTTCGAATCGAGTCGAGTTTGAGCCTCTAACTACTCGACTCGATTTAGCTAGATTACATCCCTAATCCAGATAGTGTTACACCAAAGTATGTGTTTAAGGCCCTGGGGGGATGTTCTCGGAGAAATGTAATCCATGCGTCGATGAATCCACGGCAAAAGTGGCATCTACCTCGGCGCTCGGATCCCGAGTGGATAGAATGCCTCGCCGATTATTCTGGCGAGACGTCCCAAGATTCCAGTCCTCGGCGGAGAAATCCATCCCCCGTCTCTGGACGCTTGCGTAAAAATCTCTTTGCTTGCACGTTGCTGGAATTTGGCGCCCTCGAATTTGTCCAGCCGACTGCGTCAACTCAAGCATGCGAAAAGTAAACTGAAtttcatcttaaacaaaatttaaataagaagtCAAACATAATGCCaagaaaaattaactaattccAGATCGACACCATACTTATAATCTCAAACAAGGGGCATGTCTTGACTAGTGGTCAGTCCTGTTGTACTCTTGTTACCTCAAGATGTTAGGCTAAGGTTTAATCTGGCTAAATCAAGATAATTGCTACAAAGTCCTCTTGATTAGTTATACCTGCAAAGTCAATAGTTTAACCAGAATAAGCCATTGCAGGGCCAtgataattgatttttttttaaatataaaggaaaaaaacatTTCAATAGCACAAAACCTAGAGTCCAACATTAAGTTGCTATTTATTTGTTTCTGCAAACTCAATGACATTAGTAGGGAGGAACCTAGCATGGCATCCAAGTAAACCATAAATCCACCCTGGCTACATGAAAAGCTGAAGAAGAGTTGATGCGCAAACAAGGACTTCAGAGTAGCATCAGCAATGCATGGATTAAGTACTTGACACAAGATAGAACAAAATGCGCGCTCAACTTCCATAATTCTGTTAGAAAAAAACTTCATGCCCAAGATTTGTGTAACCCAATTGGGTTCCGGTGCAATCGACTGATGCCCTCTGACATGGAGAAGtatcacaacaaaaacaggaatAAGCTTCCAACGCAGCACCAGTTAAGCATCCAATAGAAACGATAAGAAAGAAATCATTTTATCAGCTAACACGGCACGATGCATTGATAGAGACATGGGAGAGGGCATCATCAGATTCTACAGTTACTAATCACATATAGATATAGCAGGAAATTGCACGGTCCAGCAAGATCAAAACCTGATGCAAGCGTCAGGTCACGGTATCAGAAGCAAGGATTGCATACAGAAAATCATGTTCTTTGACGCAAAGACCATTCCGCCAAAAGAGAGGAGATTACATCACAAATGCAAGGTGACCATCATACAGTTTcaagaagccaatctggcaagTCGCCCAGCTGCCATTAGAAGGAACCTGTCTTCATTTGAAAGGATAGAATGGACATTCATATTGTTCCAATTAGGAATAAAATATGGATATTGTTGATTCCTCTAAATATAACAGAATGCAGTATCAAAGTTCCGAACGAACTTATTTGTCTAATTATCTCCATAAACTTTGTTCTTTTAAATCTGAAGATACATAAAAAAACAAAGCAGAAAACGTGATTACCATGTCTTGGGTTGATTGTTTGTTCTTCCAAGTGAGCAGCAAtaaactcttcttttttctttccgccTACACCCTTAGTTCCAAAGAGCTAGAACCAGATATTCAGACCTTTCAGAAAAATTTGGAAGAGATTCTAAGACTTACATGCGTTCAAATCTTCTAAtatgtagttttcatgaaagaaatAGCTTCTGTTCTGTATGCAGGAGAAGATCATTATGTTGCAAAGAAAGGACTGTTTTTAAGTCACTTCTCAAATGACTATGAATAAGTGTTAAATCAAATTAGTACTATAAGTAAAAGTTGATTGATCTTATCTATCATAAGTATATACTATCAATTTAGAGTCCAAGGAAAGCCTGTGACATGAAACATTGCAACTCAAGAAATGTAAAAGAGAAGTTTATCAAAGACTACATAGAGTTATTTTACCTCCAAAAAGAGGGAGGGAATAATTGAAAAGGTGAAATGaggtttaaatttcaaaaaactCATTCACACTATTTGATTTGTTACAGCATTAATCGCCAGTACTCACCGAGGAGTTCTTTCCCTGAATAAATTTCTAATGTACAAAAAAATGGGATACATGTAGACAAGTTCTAGCTTACGTGTCATGATTCATTAGGAAGTTGTGAAAACGTCCCTGAATTGGGGCTGCACCCTTCAACCATCATGTTTTTATAGACAGAATATGCATTGTCAGTATTACCTGATGCACTATAACCTCGAATAAGAGCGTTGTATGTAAAAACATTAGGCTGGAACCCTTTGAGTTGGAGTTCTTCATACATCTTTCCAGCTTCAGCTAACTTCCCTGCCTTCCCAAGGTTGAGAATTAAGGAATTGTATGTATACAGGTCAGGAAAAATTCCCCTATTTTGCATTTCATTGAAAAGAGCAATGGCTTCGTCTAATCTCTGAGATTTCCCAAGACCATTAATCATTAAATTATATGCGATCAAGTCAGGCTCAAGTCCAGTTTCCATCAGTTCTTCGAAATAGGAGAGAGCATCATCTGCTCTACCCACCATGCAAAGGGTATCGATAAGGATGGTGTAGGACTTCACATCTGGCCTAATTCCCTCCCTGACCATCCTTTCATACCATTTGCAAGCCTTTTCTGCATCACCAGCCTTCCCAAATCCATTTATAAGAATATTATAGATTGCACTGTTAGGCTTGCATCCATAGTCCACCATCTCATTGAACATGTCTTCTGCCTCATTCATCTTTCCCGATTTCAAGAGCCCATCAATAAGAGGACCATATGTACATGGGGTGGGTGAGAAATCTCTACTAATCAAATCATAGTAGAAATCAATAGCCTGATCTAATCTTTTAGACTTGACAAGGCCTGAAATGACTATATTGTAGGTTATGTTGTTCGGTTCACATCCCCTTGCACGCATCTCCTCATACAACATCAACATCTGCTCAATCCGCATAGACTTCCCCAAAGCATCCATTAATGCATTGTAGGTGAAAACATCTGGAGTACAGCCAACCTTTTTCATTTCCATGAAAAGACCTTGAGCAATCTCCATAAAATGGGATTCTAGGAGTCCAGTGATAAGAAGATTATATGCTTCCATGGTTGGTGATATTCCATAGCTCTTGAATTTCTCAAATAGTTTGTGTGCATCAACAGCTTTCTTATGCTTACAGAGAAACTTAATCAGAGGGCATAATAAGTAGTCATTTTGATAAGCACCACTTGTAGCAatcaattcagaaaatttaactGACTGATCATATCCAGCTTCACCTAATATCCCTTCCATTAGAGCTTCCCAGGAGAACCTATCTCTCTGAGCATCGGGCTGCATAATATATTCTTTGGTGATTTGCAAAGCATTCTTTGTCTGTCCATTTTTAATGAAACTTGGAAGGATGCTGCACAAAGTTACAAAATCAGGTATGCAAACTTTTCTCATCTGATGAAAGAGCCACAATGCTTCATTAACTCTATCTTCTGTAGCTAAACCATATATCACAGTGTTGTAAGATAAAAGGTCAGGCATACAGTCCTTCTCTGTCATCCCGTAAAGAATGTCCAAGGCAAGATCCACTTCCCCATTTTTGGAGAGACAATCCAGCAGAGTGTTGTAAGTTATTGTATTTGAAGGACAATTGTGACTGCTCATTTCCCGAAACAAATCCATCACCTCTTGAACTCTACCCTCCTTTCCCAGTCCTGCCAATAGGGTGTTGTAGGTCACCACAGTGGGCTCAAGATTCAGCTCCTTCATTCTGTGGAACAGTTTCCAAGCTTCATCCTCTCTTCCTGCCTTGTAGAGCGCATTGATCAGAGAGTTGACTGTAATCTCATCCGGTTTGCACCCACTTTCTATCATCTCAGAGAATATCTTCACAGCTTCATCAACTTTCCCAGCCTTATTGCAGCATTTAATCATCATATTATAGGTGATAGCATCTGGAGAGAGTCCAACAGCTCTTAGTTCATAGAAAACTTCTTTTGCCTGTCCAAGCCTTCCTGACTCAGCGAGACCATACAAACATGCATTGCAGGCAACAATATCTGGAACAACCCCCTGACTCTTCATAATCTCATACATACTGAAAGCTTTCTCGAACTCTCCACACTTCCCATAGTAATCAATGAAAAGGATATAGGTGTAAGCAGATGGTTTCAGTCCCTGAGCATCCACATGATTAAAGAGCTCTTCAGCTTCATCCAATCTATTTGCTCTCAGGAGACCACTGATCAGTGTGTTATAGGTCTGCAGGTTAGGTGATATGCCCTTCTTTCCCATTACACCCAACATTTCAGAAGCTTCTTCGATCCTCCCTTCTTTGCACAAAGCATTTATAACAGCAGTAAAAATAACAACATCGGCATCATAGCCATCAGCTTCCAATTCCCTCCAAAACTCCCACACTGATTCCAAATCACCAGTGTCTCCAAACTTGTCCAGCAACGTAATGTAAGTCACCCTATCGGGTTTCTGATCACTTGACTTCATCTCCCAGAACAACTCCTTGGCTCTATCGAGCTGCCCAGCTTCACAGAGAACTTCTATAAGTACAGTAAAAGTCACGACATCAGGTCGGCACCCCTCTTCCTCCATTCTCCTCAGAAGCCCATAAGCTTCATCGATCTTTCCTGCTTGACCAAGCACCCGGATGCAAATGGTGAAAGTGTACACATTCGGTCTCAATCCCAAACCTTCCATCTCACTCAAAAGCCTCAGCACAGCTTCGGTACCCCTCCTCTTCCCTAGCGCCACCATGAGAGCAGAATAAGTCTTCAGACTTGGTGTTATCCCTTCCGATATCATTTCCCCATAAACTTCCATGGCCTCCCTGACAAAACCGGATTGGAGAAGGAAATGTATCAAACCATTATAAGAAAATGCATTCAACACAAATCCTGCTTCCCTCATCCTTGACAGAGCAAAGGGGGCACTCCGGAGTCCTCCTCGGATGCGGAAAGCTTTAAAGATCGTCAAGAAGGTGGTTGTGTTCCTCTTTACAATTTGTTGCTGCATTAAGTCAAACACCAGAGCCATGTCTTCCACTC
This genomic interval carries:
- the LOC103707453 gene encoding uncharacterized protein LOC103707453, which produces MMRKGRRVPLVESSPSSSSYMAAGEEARARFKYLGLLQEYEELVKETEAKKKKLQRTKQKKLRLLAEVKFLRRKYGSLLKNPSQATLYRLKKQSRKMPSTSVCIYEQPNPIVGSEIPAKDRNHRVVEAAAPSTSTAIDLNQISLPNGEEMEEFQVGWEPLKLEKSKRSSTDGEGGANDLKLSICRDVGNNSNRVGKRKISWQDQVALRV
- the LOC103707470 gene encoding pentatricopeptide repeat-containing protein At4g31850, chloroplastic yields the protein MASSVIELGYSSICCSNRKGLETNGETAAFGHLALFSRRKIRISNLFPSSGPFIYRCEFKKNHLILRRFGGTNSHGIRVKKKQEDGVNSDNVVYILKSISDPVRALSIFKSIAQQPEIVHTTESYNYMLEFLRIHGRVEDMALVFDLMQQQIVKRNTTTFLTIFKAFRIRGGLRSAPFALSRMREAGFVLNAFSYNGLIHFLLQSGFVREAMEVYGEMISEGITPSLKTYSALMVALGKRRGTEAVLRLLSEMEGLGLRPNVYTFTICIRVLGQAGKIDEAYGLLRRMEEEGCRPDVVTFTVLIEVLCEAGQLDRAKELFWEMKSSDQKPDRVTYITLLDKFGDTGDLESVWEFWRELEADGYDADVVIFTAVINALCKEGRIEEASEMLGVMGKKGISPNLQTYNTLISGLLRANRLDEAEELFNHVDAQGLKPSAYTYILFIDYYGKCGEFEKAFSMYEIMKSQGVVPDIVACNACLYGLAESGRLGQAKEVFYELRAVGLSPDAITYNMMIKCCNKAGKVDEAVKIFSEMIESGCKPDEITVNSLINALYKAGREDEAWKLFHRMKELNLEPTVVTYNTLLAGLGKEGRVQEVMDLFREMSSHNCPSNTITYNTLLDCLSKNGEVDLALDILYGMTEKDCMPDLLSYNTVIYGLATEDRVNEALWLFHQMRKVCIPDFVTLCSILPSFIKNGQTKNALQITKEYIMQPDAQRDRFSWEALMEGILGEAGYDQSVKFSELIATSGAYQNDYLLCPLIKFLCKHKKAVDAHKLFEKFKSYGISPTMEAYNLLITGLLESHFMEIAQGLFMEMKKVGCTPDVFTYNALMDALGKSMRIEQMLMLYEEMRARGCEPNNITYNIVISGLVKSKRLDQAIDFYYDLISRDFSPTPCTYGPLIDGLLKSGKMNEAEDMFNEMVDYGCKPNSAIYNILINGFGKAGDAEKACKWYERMVREGIRPDVKSYTILIDTLCMVGRADDALSYFEELMETGLEPDLIAYNLMINGLGKSQRLDEAIALFNEMQNRGIFPDLYTYNSLILNLGKAGKLAEAGKMYEELQLKGFQPNVFTYNALIRGYSASGNTDNAYSVYKNMMVEGCSPNSGTFSQLPNES